Proteins found in one Thalassomonas actiniarum genomic segment:
- a CDS encoding efflux RND transporter periplasmic adaptor subunit, translating to MSKLFWSLAMVFILVSPLILRVFSQAHEVDVEVDRVTSRVIRDSVLSSGNLVYNEEARLTPEIIARVTSVQVVEGDKVKKGQPLIYLEDLDLKEVIFLQQAQVAIDAENVDRQQINVKNLQARFERIASLLDKGIITRENYDDAYYQLKAARSDLEASKLNVKRSKAALKQAGQRLRQTIIKAPMSGTVVAVSIKPGETAVPSTTGIPGSSLITIANEASIVVDLNVDENDIGNLAIKGEAYISCPTLPEGGLKGHISEIAIAPRNASQAFAANDATGRSYSVKVALLKHRSAKLRSGMSCRAKIYTNNPDPALTVPVQAVMSERLTDDDGVSLPRGQRNKSKKYVFVASNGRTEKRTVVTGAADDEYQEVKLGLKANEKIVIGPSRILSSLQDKTPIAEISTQGESYALLN from the coding sequence ATGAGTAAGCTATTTTGGAGCCTGGCCATGGTCTTTATTCTGGTATCACCTTTAATCCTGCGTGTCTTTAGCCAGGCCCATGAGGTTGATGTTGAAGTAGACCGGGTAACCAGCCGGGTGATCCGCGACTCAGTGCTCTCTTCCGGCAACTTAGTCTACAACGAAGAAGCCCGGCTGACCCCGGAAATTATCGCCCGGGTCACCTCGGTACAGGTGGTGGAAGGAGACAAGGTAAAAAAAGGCCAGCCGCTGATTTACCTGGAAGACTTAGATCTCAAGGAAGTGATCTTTTTACAACAAGCCCAGGTGGCTATTGATGCCGAAAATGTCGACCGCCAGCAAATCAATGTTAAAAATTTACAAGCCAGGTTCGAGCGCATCGCCAGCCTGCTTGATAAGGGTATTATTACCCGGGAAAACTATGACGACGCCTACTACCAGCTAAAAGCGGCCAGGTCAGATCTTGAGGCCAGTAAACTCAATGTCAAACGCTCTAAAGCCGCTTTAAAACAGGCCGGGCAAAGATTGCGGCAAACCATCATTAAAGCGCCTATGTCCGGCACTGTGGTGGCGGTAAGCATCAAACCCGGGGAAACGGCGGTACCCAGCACCACAGGTATTCCCGGTTCGAGTCTGATCACCATAGCAAACGAAGCTTCGATTGTCGTCGATCTTAACGTCGATGAAAATGATATCGGCAATCTGGCCATCAAGGGCGAAGCCTATATCAGCTGCCCGACCCTGCCCGAAGGCGGCTTAAAAGGCCATATCAGCGAAATTGCCATCGCACCGCGCAATGCTTCACAGGCTTTCGCCGCGAACGATGCCACCGGCCGCTCTTATTCGGTGAAAGTCGCGCTGTTAAAACACCGCTCTGCCAAACTGCGCAGCGGCATGTCGTGCCGGGCCAAGATATATACCAACAACCCTGATCCTGCTTTAACCGTGCCGGTACAGGCGGTGATGAGCGAGCGTTTAACGGATGATGACGGTGTCAGTTTGCCCAGGGGCCAGCGTAACAAAAGCAAAAAATATGTCTTTGTTGCCAGCAACGGCCGCACCGAAAAGCGCACGGTTGTCACCGGGGCTGCCGATGACGAGTACCAGGAAGTTAAACTCGGCTTAAAAGCAAATGAGAAAATTGTGATCGGGCCATCGCGTATTCTCAGCTCGCTGCAAGATAAAACACCGATTGCCGAAATTAGCACACAAGGGGAAAGTTATGCCCTGCTTAATTAA
- a CDS encoding ABC transporter ATP-binding protein, translated as MPCLINLSGITKKYHLGGRNIFALNQLDLSIQTNEYLAIIGASGSGKSTLMNILGCLDRPSFGRYTLDGKDIGQMPDNALSRIRNRKIGFIFQSFNLIPNLTALQNVMQPLVFWRLAQKEKIAMAQAELARVGLSNREMHLPSELSGGQRQRIAIARALVTCPSLLLADEPTGNLDSKTTAEIMKLFDRLHNEGQTVVLVTHDQEIASRCRRSITLVDGQIARDEHQNNPCSLHRVTDTETFQAALL; from the coding sequence ATGCCCTGCTTAATTAATCTCTCGGGTATCACCAAGAAATACCACCTCGGCGGACGTAATATTTTTGCCCTTAACCAGCTGGATCTCAGTATTCAGACTAATGAATATCTCGCTATTATCGGCGCCTCCGGCTCGGGCAAGTCGACCTTGATGAATATTCTCGGCTGCCTCGACCGGCCGTCTTTTGGCCGTTATACCTTAGACGGCAAAGATATCGGCCAGATGCCGGACAATGCCCTTTCCCGGATACGAAACCGGAAAATAGGTTTTATTTTTCAAAGCTTTAATTTAATTCCTAACCTGACGGCGCTGCAAAATGTGATGCAGCCGTTAGTATTCTGGCGTTTAGCGCAAAAAGAAAAAATCGCCATGGCGCAAGCCGAGCTGGCGCGGGTTGGCCTGAGTAACCGGGAAATGCACCTGCCGAGCGAATTATCCGGCGGCCAGAGGCAACGCATTGCCATTGCCCGGGCACTGGTCACCTGCCCCTCTTTGCTGCTGGCAGATGAACCCACCGGCAACCTGGACAGCAAAACCACAGCAGAGATCATGAAACTGTTCGACCGCCTGCATAATGAAGGGCAAACCGTGGTCCTGGTGACACACGACCAGGAGATCGCAAGCCGCTGCCGGCGCAGCATTACCCTGGTCGACGGCCAGATTGCCCGGGATGAACACCAAAACAACCCCTGCTCTCTTCATCGGGTGACTGACACAGAAACGTTTCAGGCGGCATTATTATGA